In a single window of the Coffea eugenioides isolate CCC68of chromosome 3, Ceug_1.0, whole genome shotgun sequence genome:
- the LOC113764949 gene encoding galactokinase, with the protein MARHEELPVPIYASLEPVYGGGSQLEEAELRFNLLKSKFREFFGHLPDVYARSPGRVNLIGEHVDYEGYSVLPMAVRQDAIVGIRVNHSEKILRIANVNDKYPMCTYPADPEQEIDLKNHRWGHYFICGYKGYHEYAKSKGIDVGAPVGLDVIVDGTVPTGSGLSSSAAFVCSSTIAVIAAFGMNFPKKELAQLTCECERHIGTQSGGMDQAISVMAKTGFAELIDFNPIRATDVQLPPGGTFVIGHSLAESQKAVTAATNYNNRVVECRLAAIVLGIKLGMKPEDAIANVKTLSDVEGLCVSFAGTHGHGSSDPVLAVKELLKEEPYSAEDIEKITDKSLEDIFAASPTSLDVLRVAKHYKLHQRAAHVYSEAKRVHAFKDTVYSNLSDDEMLKKLGDLMNDSHYSCSVLYECSCPELEELVKVCRDNGALGARLTGAGWGGCAVAFVKESLVPQFILNLKEQFYQSRIDKGIIKKNDLGLYVFASKPSSGAAILKF; encoded by the exons ATGGCAAGGCATGAGGAATTACCTGTGCCAATCTATGCATCACTGGAACCAGTTTATGGCGGTGGATCCCAGCTTGAAGAAGCTGAGCTCCGGTTCAACCTTTTGAAGTCTAAATTTCGAGAATTCTTTGGCCACCTTCCTGATGTTTATGCTCGTTCCcctg GACGagtcaatttgattggtgaGCATGTTGACTATGAGGGCTACTCTGTTTTGCCCATGGCTGTTAGGCAAGACGCTATTGTTGGCATCAGGGTTAACCATTCCGAGAAGATTCTTAGGATTGCTAATGTTAATGACAAGTATCCCATGTGCACTTATCCTGCTGATCCTGAACAG GAGATTGATCTGAAGAATCACAGATGGGGTCATTATTTCATTTGTGG gtacAAAGGGTACCATGAGtatgccaaatcaaaaggaataGATGTGGGTGCACCAGTTGGACTTGATGTCATAGTTGATGGCACTGTCCCAACCG GGTCTGGATTGTCAAGCTCTGCAGCATTTGTATGCTCTTCTACAATTGCTGTCATCGCTGCATTTGGCATGAACTTTCCCAAG AAAGAACTCGCTCAACTTACTTGTGAATGTGAAAGACATATTGGCACACAATCTGGCGGAATGGACCAG GCTATATCAGTTATGGCCAAAACTGGCTTTGCTGAGCTTATCGATTTCAACCCTATTCGTGCCACTGATGTGCAACTCCCTCCTGGTGGAACTTTTGTAATAGGCCATTCTTTGGCTGAATCCCAGAAAGCTGTTACTGCTGCAACTAATTACAATAATCGGGTTGTTGAATGTCGGCTAGCAGCT ATTGTGCTCGGCATAAAATTGGGGATGAAACCTGAGGATGCAATAGCTAATGTGAAAACTCTCTCTGATGTTGAAGGACTTTGTGTATCATTTGCTGGTACTCATGGTCATGGATCTTCTGATCCTGTCCTTGCAGTGAAG GAACTTTTGAAAGAGGAACCATACAGTGCTGAAGATATTGAGAAAATCACAGATAAAAGTTTGGAAGACATCTTTGCTGCATCTCCTACTTCTTTGGACGTACTGAGAGTTGCCAAACATTACAAATTGCACCAG AGAGCTGCTCATGTGTACTCTGAAGCCAAACGTGTGCATGCATTCAAAGACACTGTATATTCAAATTTGAG TGATGATGAGATGCTAAAGAAACTTGGTGACCTGATGAATGACAGTCACTACAGCTGTAGTGTCCTCTACGAATGCAG CTGTCCCGAGTTGGAAGAACTTGTAAAGGTTTGTCGGGATAACGGTGCTCTTGGAGCTAGGCTCACCGGAGCAGGATGGGGCGGTTGTGCAGTTGCTTTCGTGAAGGAGAGCCTTGTTCCTCAATTCATCCTTAATTTGAAG GAGCAATTTTATCAATCAAGAATCGACAAAGGGATCATAAAGAAGAATGATCTTGGGCTTTATGTTTTTGCCTCCAAGCCATCGAGTGGTGCAGCCATTCTCAAATTTTAA